Within Triticum dicoccoides isolate Atlit2015 ecotype Zavitan chromosome 1B, WEW_v2.0, whole genome shotgun sequence, the genomic segment ACCAAGAACATCAGATGAGATAATTACCTCTGTCACAGTTCATGTTTTGGAATACAAGAACATGCAGGTAAAGAAACTAACACCAAGTAATAAGATGCAGCTGCAATGGTCTGACCGATGCATAATTTTTTAAAGATCTACATAGATGGGGCTTTTAGGGAACAATCCTTTTTAGGTGGTCGGCGCTTTATAGTCAGGAATGATCGAGGAGTAGCAGTGGCAGCTAGACAAGGTCATCTTCAAGAAGTCGGTAGTGCTCTTCAAGCTGAAGCTCGAGCTCTTCTCCAAGCAGTGCAAATCACCTCATCAATGGGGTGTAATCAGGTGATTCTGAAAATAGATTCGACTGTACTGAAGAATGCTATTAcatcaagcgattttgatctagcACCACCAGGTGTTCTATTTAGAGAAATAAAAGCCATGTTATGTACTCCCGATGTcccttcttgtcttaaatttgtctagatacgggtgtacctaatactaaaacatgacttgTTACATCTGTAtttagaaaaatctaagacaagaattatgggacggagggagtattagttttGATAAAATTAGAATATCTATTGTACCAAGATCATGTAATGTTGTAGTTCATGAACTAGCTGCGTGTGGCGCTCTGTTAGGGGATGGCGATCGTGAGGTCTGGACTGGCCATCTACACAGTTTGTACTAAACCAGTGTGCCCAGGACGCCAGTTTAACAGAACACATCTGTGTTCCTTTAAAAAAAACGTTTTACATTTTGGTACAGAGGGGGTACTTAGCAATAAAGCCAGCAGTGACACGACGAGCCACTCAATCTACCAATCTGCTCCACGAGTGCCATAAGCGCAAAGAGGTCGTCGATACAGGCATCGACTGGCTGGGAGGTGCATAGTCAGCCTGGTTGAGGCAACACGGAAGGGAGCTGCGGTGGCACGCTAGATCGATTTCACGCTAGGCTGCTGGAGGTGGATCATGGCGAGGCGCCACTGGAGAGGCCGGTCGGAGAACAAAGCAAAAGATCTTGGGACTTGGGCATCAGAACTTACTGCAATAACAATTTGCCCTTGCAATCTAATTTTGGAAGAGCATGGAAGCACTCCTCACATCCTAATATGATTTGCACATAAAAAAGACAAGGGTGAAATGTATTGTACCTTTGGCTTTCAAATTCAGGAAACCACCGGGCAAATCCAGGAAATATCCGTAGCCGGCAGATAGCTACTCGAATCTGGATTTAACTCCGACCAAATAGTAAATTTTCTTTCAGAATTTCAATTTGCCCCGATTTGGCTCCAGATCATGTGGAAACTATCCGCCTGTATTTCAACCCTACGTGCAGCCCTGTCTGaaaccatattgtttcttgtcctcCCAACAGATGGCAGATAAGCATATAATCTGTTTAGTTATACTTTCTCTTTCCTTTTTATTGCTGTTGTTGCTGACAATGGCATCTACCCGTCCAGCACTCCCCGAAATCCGATTAGAACCCTTGCCCACCCAGATTGCAAAACGGGTAGTAAACAAACAGCAGTGGAGGGTCAAACTTTACTGCAAGTACTGAGCTTTTGTACATTCAGATCACAAGAGCAGAGGAGGTCTATTGCATGATATGTCACTTGAGAATAATTGTACGGACACATAAGCTGAAGGCTGTACAGCAGGTACCTATACCAGTAAAagcattttttttttgaaacagaggcaaaagacttgcctcaTTCATTAATAAAGGAGGAGAGTTTTAGAGTACATAATAGTGGCTCCACAACATAGCCCGTCCGTCAACAAAATGAAAACAATAACTACTCTCGCGGCATGATAATGCTCAGGTGCGTAGCTCCTGCCGTGACCCAAAGTTTGGCTTCATCTTGGATTAGTTCCTGGTAAAGCAGGCAAATTTACAAGATGCTGATAAGCCAGTGGTGGTGCTGTGCAAAGGAATTACTACTTATTCCCATTTCTCACGTGGATTTCTACAACCTCGAAATGATTTGTAACCCTAAATCTACCATCAACGTTGGGGCTCAAAACATCTGCTGAGCAACAGTACAATATGCAATACCCCCTTGCTGGTTAGAACCATCAGCAAGACAAACAATATTATTAGAGAAAAAGTGTGCATAAGCCTCGATATGCACATGTTGTTTTCAGATTCATTATTTGGGTGATAAACATTTTGCTGCACCTCATAGGACTCACTCACAGGGGAGATGGAAGCCCCAAATCTTGTTTCCACCATCAGGGTGTGTACTCCTGGTTGCGTTTCATTTGTGTGACTACTCAGGACCGTGAATATTACTTCTATTCTTGGGAAATACGACCAGTCTTCTGCTCAAGGacaagtgagaaaatttcatcagaTTTTTTGTCGCCCTTATATATGAACCAAATAAAGTGGCTCCTAACCTTAAGGTAAATACACTAACATTTTTCCCATTATTTAAAGGAATCCTTTAAACGTAGGCTATACAGTAACAGATCAGTGTAGTGTCCAGGAGGCGGAGTCCTAGGTGAGCACTTTCAGATTCATGGATCTGTCAGATAGAGTTGcacaggtgtttgcttccggtcttCATTTCCTGTGTGTTGCTAAATAGGAAGCATAGGGGAGTGTCATACTGTCATGGTAAGTACTCTGAAAGCCAAAATGAATGCTAGTATGACATTACCACTAATAAGCATGCATAAACAGATGCTGAAGTTTGCCTGGTTCGCCTCTGTTTACTCCCTTCaatgtggaacacgttgtgcacaccAAAATGACTGGATCCAAGAAAATACCAACCAGTAAAAGTTAAAACTGTGAACTGGCTGAAAGGTAGTTGGATCGAGAACGATGTTAATGGCTGAACTATACcaaagaacagagtaactcctAGGCTATACCACCTAAGGACCAAATGATCACATCCAAACCCAAAGGCAGCTGGTAAACTATGACCTAGCAGAATTAGTGATAGCAAATTTCTCATTTCAACAACAATCCAACTTGCCGTTTACTTGCTTTGTTTGCTAGGTATAAGTAGGTATAGAAAAGCTATGTTGGTACATCACTAGAACATACCAAGCGTTTCAGGATGTCAGATTTTGAGAGGCTTCTGAGCAAGCAAGTCCTCTTACATCAGGAACGTAACCTTTCTCCATCATTCCCTCCTTGATTGTTTCATAGGTGACCTTATTTGGAACGAGACCTTTCTCCAACATCTCATTCAGGAGCTCATTAGCCTCCTCCATCTTCCCCATTCTACAAAGGTGCTTGATGAACACATTGTATGTGACCACATTTGCCCGTTTCCTACCTTTCTCCATCCTGGTCCTAATTTCATAGGCAGACTTAATGTTCCCCTTCTCACAGTACCCATTTATTATGTTGTTGTAAGTCCGATGCTCTGGTTCCAAACCAACCATCAACATTTCATCCAAGAGCTTTACAGCTTTACGTATTTCCCCTTTGCAGCACACGGCACCAATAAGTGTATTGTAAGTAACAATATCAGCTCTAACACCTTTCTCCTTCATCTCATCGAGAAGACCAGAAACACTCCTCCAATCCCCACTCTGGTCAAACCCAGCTATTAGGCAATTGTATGTTCTGACATTTGGACTAATCCCCTTCCCTGCCATTGCCTCCTTCACCGCCGCCGCATCCTTCATTTTGCCGAGCCGGCGATATCCATCAATCAAGGTATTGTAAGTAACCACATTAGGTCCGACATTCCACTGTGCCATACCATCAACCCAATTCTCAGCATCTACCATTATGCCCTTTTTGCAAAACCCATTCAGCACACTATTCAGGGTGGCCACATTAGGCGGCAGCCCCAGATCCTGCATCTCATCCACCAGCTTCACCCCTTCCTCTACCTTCCCCTCACTGCAGAGACCCCAAACAAGTGCATTGTATGTCCCCATGCTGGGCGCAATCCCTTGCTGCTTCATCTCCTCAAAGACTCTCACCGCAGCAGCAGTGTTCGAGTCCTGGCAATACCCAGTAACCAGCACATTGAATGTAACAACATTGGGCGAGATTCCAGCCTCGACCATCTCCTTCAAAAGCGCATCGATGTGGTACATCCTCCCGACACGACCCTTCTTGCAGTAGCCGTCGATGAGAGCATTATAGGTGGCCACAGAGGGGGTCAACCCCCACGCCCTGATGTCCTTGGCGACATCGCCGGCCTTGCGAAGCTGCCCAGCCTTGCAGAGCCCAGAGACGACGATGTTGAAGGTGAAAAGGTCTGGCGACACGCGCCGCCGGAGCGCCGCCTTGAAAGTCCGCTCGGCGAGGTCGACCCGCCCCGCGGCGAAAAGGGCGGAGAGCAGGCTGTTCACCGAGAAGGCGGAGGGGCGGTGGCGCGGGTGGTTGTCGCCGACGAGGAGGAAGGCCTCGTACGCCGCCAAGGGCTGGGAGGCCCTGGCGAGCGCGAGGACGAGCATGTCGGCGAtgagcggcgcggcggcgggggaaGACGCGGGGAGGGCGCGGAGGATGGAGGCCGGGGagtggaggcgggcggcggcgagggcgtggaGCTCGGAGCGGAGCAGCGGGTGGAGGCCGTGGGAGGCGAGGCGGGCGAGCAGCAGCGCGTGGAGCCGGAGCGGGAGAGGCGCGCGGAAGTGGAAGCGGGACCAGCGCGCGAGGGAGACGAGGTCGGGGAGGGGAGGGACCGGCGCGgtgcggaggaggaggtggaggacgcgGTGCGCGGCCGGCGCCGTGGCCGCGCCGGTGAGCGCCTGCAGGCGCGCGAACTGGCCGGCCGCGAGGTGCCGGAGCAGCGTGCGGAGCGGCATGGAGTGGTGTTTGTTAGGGGGAGAGGATTTGGGGTGGGTTTTCTCAGTATCACAGCTCCCAGCGGTGATGATGACTGACTGGAAAATACACAGAGGAGTTCGGCACAAACATTTCGCTTCAGAACCAGAAGCATGGCAGGAACGTAGTAGGAGTATATGATTACAATGTCATGGCGTTTTGGATCCTGCAAGATTGAAAGTTATTCGATTACTCATAGGGAAAACGTAGAAAACTTTTAACGTGTTAGACTCGATATAATTTTGCTACGGGACTTGGTGCAAATGGAGAAGTTCATTCCAAGAGAGAAAAAAGTCAGATACAGCCCGGGATCTCAGTTACATTTCTGAACTTGAGCAAGCGACAATGTAAAAGAACGGCGAAAAGCCGTTAGAAGCCTGCCACAAAGCACGGACATCTACCAAACTGCGGCATTTCATGTGCTCCAATTTCGAATGCTGATGCCATGAAGCAGGCCAAAGACAAGACACACGGAACTGGAAGCTTGTCACAAACTGCAGAGCATAGACAGCGAGGCAGAGCAGCGAGTTCCTGGGGGCACAAATGCTAAGATCTGAAACAGGATGCCCAGATGCCCTTCAGCTGTTCTACATCTCATGGTTTGTCTTCCGTGATGACATAAAATGGACCCTGCAGCATTGGGTTCATGCCATCAAGGGTTATATATGCTGGCCAACCCTTGAGCTGTCACCGAGACTCACCGCCCTGTTGCACCACCGGCGCATTCTGCAAGTGAAGGTCAAAACAGTGAGGTCAAGCATTGTTTGTTACAACAGTAGCGTTTATAAGTGGTGGATGTGCCATCATGGGATTTCAGCTCTAATTGATCCAGCCTGTAAAGATGGaatggaattgatttgtttttagcTGTTAGGATCATTGTTCAAACCAAACGTTTCTAACTAAGATAGACAGGCTCGTGAAAATACCAGAATCCCACTGCACTGCACTGCAATATTGCATACATACTGCTATTATGCTATATGCCTATATGAGATAAGATGAGTGCATGGTTTTAATACCACAACGTCCTGAAGATCTTGCTTCTCTGTGCTGAAACATTTTCAAATGGCAAACAACATGATGAACTTGTTCATTCGAAAGAAAAACTAAAGTATCTTTGCTTCTAACAGCATGCCAAAATAACAACATGAGATCTACAAATATGTAAAGATCGCCATACTACCAGGTTTCAGAAAGTACGCTTGTCTACGTAAATAATACAACTTCACTGCAAAAATAAAACATACACCGCAGAGATGTTTCTATGTAGTTTCCCAAGAACCCATAGATTAGTTCTGCTCTATACAAATTCACACACTTGGTATCAACCAAATATTTTCAAATTACTTCCACATGTTATGTGCTGAGAAGATTAAATATATGTTAGACATTTCAAAGGCATCATCAAACAAGGGAAATAGAATAATAAATAATCGTGGCATACCTTTGTTAGCTTCCTCCTTTGTTTGAGTTTCACCTTCACATCGACTCCATTCTCAATTATTCCACGCAACACAACCTCAATTTTTCCTTCGATTTTGTCCCCTTTTCTAGGTGTATAAATTGCATTGTGAATATCATCCTCTATCGCACGCTTCGCAAGTAACGCCCCAACCGCCACACATGCCTTGATGCCCTTCCTTGAACCCAGATCAAACTTCATGTCCTTTGATATGGAGTGGGCGACCGACACAACCCTGCTGGTCACTCGGTGAACGAAGCAAGCACGTACCGACCCCTTGGAGACATGTATGTCCAGGCAGAAAGGGTGGTGGTAAGGATCAGTCATCTGGTTAAAAGTTGGGACTCGGTCCCTCTTCAACTCAACTATGTCATCTTTATGCACTGCAGGCTCTGCTTTCAGCTTTGGGACCTTCAAACGAGCTGGCTTGTCAGGTTCCACCTTCTCGCAATCGGATGGATTATTGGCATTGGGTTTATCTCTCTTCCATCTGCGGCGCAAGGGCAAGTTATATTCCTCAAACTCCTTGGACCCCCTGTCCAGCTTGTAGAACAGCTGCTTGCGGTGCCTCATGTCATCTATCTCATCATCCGAATCGTGCATGTGTTCTTCTCCATGTTCTTGGAAGGTATCAAGACACTGGTCACCCGGCGTGGGATCCGAGGAGAAGCCGAAGGAAGCGGGCCAGAGGTCGTCGTCGACAACATCAATGTGGAAGCCCGCGCCAAGTGGGTTGGCATCGGAGCAAGGCAAGGTTTGGGGCAGCTGAATTTGCGCAGGAGAGCGGCAGGGCGGTGTGGCCGAGGCTCCAGATGGTAGAATAGAGAGCGAGCGGAAGATATGCAGGAGCTCGGGGAGCTTTGGAGGCGGCTGAGGCCAGCGCTGCCGCGCTTGGAGAAGCATGTGCCGAAGTGGCATTTGCGCAAGCACCCTACGGGCGTGCTGGTTAGAGAAGTGTTCCGTTTCTCGTGTAATCAagagtagtgtgtgtgtgtgtgtagggggGATGGGGGACTTACCAAAAGTAGCAGCTCACCGGCGGGACGGCCGATCGGGGAAGTTGCCACGCCGACCTCAGTTACTCTGCCGGCGCCGCTTAGTTCAACTATTCGAGTCGCTTTGCAGAGCTTGCAAGGTTGAGGCAAAGGTGGGGTGGGATCTGGGAGCCACCGGTGCGGGGTAGATGTGAGCGAACAGACCGTAGAAGTGGCGTGCTCGCCGGCCGACCAGTGGGGCGGAGGAGTTGCCGCGGGAGGAAACACGCCGGCGAGCGGAGGACCAGTTGTGTCGGGGTATTCCCGGCCAAAGGTGTTTCGAGCAATTGTAACCGGAAATACCTTTGGCTCTCGGCGTATATGCACGTGATATAGAAAAGAAACTACTGTAGTAAGTAATTgcgaaaaaaaatgaaagaaatttTAAAACAAATTTGACCTTCTGTTGGACTTGTATAAAAAGTTCCTCAAAGAAAAAACTCCCTTTGACTTTAAGgcaaataaaaaacaaatttcCACCCGCAAAAAAacaaatttcaaaaataaaatgtgACTTGTACTACTGTATATTGTTGACTTTGTTTTCAACTACCATCAAAGTTATTCATTGGTGAAACTTTTTATGCGAGTAGAACAGCAGGTCAAGTTCGTTTTCAaaaaagttactccctccgtcccataatataagacgctttttgacactagtgtagtgtcacaaaacgtcttacattatgggacggagggagtacagaatttttaaaatatttttggcAATTATTCCTTCTGTACTAAAATACTTGTAGTTGGGGAAACTTGTATTAGTTTCCTCAGCTACAAGTATTTCGATACAGAGGTAATACtaaattattattttcatatcaagtGCATTTACACCCGAGAGCCGATGGTGCTTATCCCAATTCTAGTAGAGTAAGAGTCCCCATATGTGGTCTCCATAAAAGCATACATATGCATTTGAAGGCAGGTTCGTAAACTCAGAGtcgttagagcatctacaaccacaatAGTAAACCTGAGCCCCCAAACGTCTGCAAAAGCATACGTGAATGGCGCCTGGTCGCCCCCTATATTTCACACATCACAACCACACTTCCCATTTGACGATTCCCGTTATCATACAAGGTATGCAACATCCATAATCTACATGGGAACCGCTGACAGCAAGCACCTACACTACTCGTCATCGCATATGTCAGTGATGTTCGAGCAGATCGGCAACTCCAACACGAGCATCCATACTCATCATCGGATATGTCGATGATGTTCGTGTCGGAGCTGTCGGTCTCATGGTCATTGACGGTCGGACGAAACGACGGGGCCAAGTCGACGTCCTCCTCAGACGTgaaggcctcctcgagctccatgCCGCCTCACGGAGGAAGCGGCGGTTGTCCTCTACCTACGCCTCGGAGTGGATGAGTagaggatggcctgctgctccacCGTCTCCTTCGCTTGGGCGAGCTCGAACTCCGCGAGCGCGCCTTCCATCCCGAATCCGGCTTGCTCCGGCACcggtgcctcctcttcctcatgcttCTCTGACGCCTCCACCTCCATGTGCTCCGTCGCCTCCTCGTCTAAACTATCCGGAGGCAGGCAGGCCGCAATGCGTGTGGCGAGACACGCGGTGCGGGCTTCCTCTGTGACGCACATCTCCACTCGGATATCCTCCTGACGCTAAGGCGTCAACAACTTATAGTAGGTAATCTTGTTGCGGACCATGTGGAATAGATAGAGGAGGGGAAGCGACGACGCGTACGGGGGGTGAGGATGGGACGGGGCTAAGGTTGCCTTCTAGTCTGGCTTAAATAATCAAACTTGGTCCCTCTGGCAGCGGCCGGAGCGCCACCATGAATACGTCCTCACGTAAACCGGAGGAGGCCCTTCGAACCGACAGGTTTTAGCTCGGGCCCGTCTGACAGTCCGACGTGTTGGACGTGTTTGAGCGCCCCCATGGGCTAGGTATGGGGTTACCGGTCAGCCTAGACTTTTGGGTTGTGTTTGTCTGTCGGCGTCAtgtacttgggggtatccagtcctgcctgcctgcggcccaccacgtggctccatcggcgGCCTAGTACGGCCGAGCTTCAGCACCAacacagcaagaccctcgcgaggggccaagtctcgcgaggcggacgacgccaagacccctgaaggagttggcctcctcaggagggctcccgaggggcggagagtgatacgtctccaacgtatctacttttccaaacacttttgcccttgttttggacttaacttgcatgatttgaatgaaactaacccggactggcgttgttttcagcagaactgccatgatgttgttttatgtgtagaaaaggaaagttctcggaatgtcctgaaaatccacggaggcactttttggaattaataagaatttccgagcgaaagaaatacaccagggggcccagggcctgtccacgagacaggggggcgcgccccctatctcgtgggccccctggacctccaccgacctcaactccatctccatatattctgtctcggggagaaaaaaatcggagagaaagtttcatcgcgttttacgacacggagccgccgccaagctctaatctctctcgggagggctgatctggagtccattcggggctccggagagggggattcgtcgccgtcgtcatcatcaaccatccactaccaatttcatgatgctcaccgccgtgcgtgagtaattccatcgtaggcttactggacggtgatgggttggatgagatttaccatgtaatcaagttagttttgttagggtttgatccctagtatccaccatgttctgagattgatgttgctatgactttgctatgcttaatgcttgtcactagggcccgagtgccatgatttcagatctgaacctcttatgttttcatgaatatatgtgtgttcttgatcctatcttgcaagtctatagtcacctattatgtgttatgatccgacaaccccgaagtgacaataatcgggatacttctcggtgatgaccgtagtttgaggagttcatgtattcactatgtgttaatgctttggtccggttctctattaaaaggaggccttaatatcccttaatttccgctaggaccccgctgccacgggagggtaggacaaaagatgtcatgcaagttcttttccataagcatgtatgactatttacggaatacatgcctacattacattgatgacctagagctagttctgtgtcaccctatgttatagtattacatgaggaatcgcatccggcataattatccatcactgatccattgcctacaagcttttcatatattgttcttcgcttatttactttttcgttgctactgttacaactactacaaaaacccaaaaacatttatctttacttttgctgttgttaccattattatcataccacctttgctactaaataccttgctgcagatactaagttatccaggtgtggttgaattgacaactcaactgctaatactcaagaatattttttggctccccttgtgtcgaatcaataaatttgggttgtacttcaccctcgaaagctgttgggatccctacacttgtgggttatcaagactaatttctggcgccgttgccggggagcatagctctattctctgagtcacttgggatttatatctgttgatcactatgaataacttgaaagacgctaaaaccaagattttgccctcaactacgagattctccttccgttattagtaggcttgcaacacccaaacctgctactgctatgaattctgatatgtcgcatgttattgatgatgccacttctgctatgcatgatgaaaggacttagtcgtggagccatcgcaactaggaagcttgaagaggttaatcgggacaagagacacgagaggtttatactagttcggccccttacggtgaaggtaaggcctacgtctaattgggttggtattgcttgatgtttcgatgactagggagcgagatacgctatgcccagttcacgatgagttgtttcttgccctaagccgccagcgggtcgtccccttatatacacgggtggacgccctgcggcctacagagtcccggtcggctcatagacagtgtccggctcggtgactagttaattctaccttatgttacaagtcatgtcaTCATGGCCGTTTAcctctatgggccttaagccgcgtgcgggccttagaccctttattgaaccgccatcttcatgcttggtattgggcttctttctggtgattcttctttgcgtaacccggcccctcctgggcggcttacacaaatagttatatccccaacattaggccccagattgatttgaaccggttcatgtcaatcttaaaataccttaagaaataaATCTTCAGCCTTTTGCCTGTGCAAAGGTTTTtatcccgccatgacgtcatcttctggatccacgttaacccgccgtgacgtcatctttactTAACTTCATTCTTTATTCCACcatatcctccaacggatctttgctTTTACTGACCGTTCCGAaaaccgaggcgtcggggccgctggataataatgttcagtctcctcgtttctcgcgccgtctcagtcggtcttcccttataaataggcacgacctaggTCTTCCATTTCCCCCCCTTtcagtcatcttcttcctctcgctgtcTCTCTGCTCCTAAGAGcttcaccgccaccgccgccgcagatctcctcgtcttcaccaactcaggccgctgcatcaacctgacttgaCGAGAAAAACGCGACGGACCTCCGCAGCCACTCTGCATCTGTAAGTTTCTTCCTCCCTGTTCCTCAGATCTGCATTAAGTTTTtcgagttcgtcggtgttcgtcGCCGCCCACGGCGAACCCTTGATATTTTTCCTTTTCCATGCTCCTTTTGATCTTTAGATAGCTAGAACTACTGCAGTAGCTGTTCCGCATCCATCTCAAATGGAAACAGATCTTATTTCCCTTGTTTAAGGGCCTCCTTCGAGTGTATGAATTTCTCTGTACTGGTTTTTAGATCTAGAAATTTTTTCTTTTCAGAGCAATtgtttgatccaaaagaataattgcagcttgtgaaatctgtttgttcCACACTTAGTCAAAAAACTGCCTCTGTTGAATTTGTTTAACCATGGTAATCTATGTAGCTGTTTTATGACAACACTGATTGCCAGTCTTGCTTGCTTCCGGCGACTTTAAGAAAATTTAACTGCCCCTGATacctgtagcggcttaaatattgctacctcttgagcactgcgttggatttccccgaagaggagaggatgatgcagcaaagtagcgtaagtatttccctcggtttttgagaaccaaggtatcaatccagtaggagaccacacacaagtccctcgtacctacacaaaacgatagcaactcgcaaccaatgcttaggggttgtcaatcccttcacggtcacttacgagagtgagatctgatagagataatatttttggtatttttgatagatagatgcaaagtaaaaagtaaaaggcaaagtaaaaacaaagcaagtaaataaagtgatagagattgatatgatgagaatagacccggggccataggtttcactagtggcttctctcaagagcataagtattctacggtgggtgaacaaattactgtcgagcaattgacagaattgggcatagttatgagtatatctaggcgatgatcatgtatataggcatcacgtccaaaacaagtagattgaaacgattctgcatctactactattactccactcatcgaccgctatccagcatgcatctagagtattaagtaaaaacagagtaacaccttaagcaagatgacatgatgtagagggataaattcatgcaatatgataaaaaccccatcttgttatcctcgatggcaacaatacaatacgtgccttgcaaccctttctgtcactgggtaaggacactgcaagattgaacccaaagctaagcacttctcccattgcaagaactaccaatctagttggccaaaccaaaaaggataattcgaagagacttgcaaagacaactcaatcatacataaaagaattcagagaagaatcaaatattttccatagataatactggatcataaacccacaattcatcggtctcaacaaacacaccgcaaaaagaagattacatcgaatagatctccacgagagagggggagaacattgtattgagatccaaaaagagagaagaagccatctagctactagctatggacccgaaggtatgaagtaaactaatcacacttcatcggaggggctatggtgttgatgtagaagccctccgtggtggatgccccctccggcggagctctggaacaggccccaagatgggatctcgtggatacaaaaggttgcggcggtggaattagg encodes:
- the LOC119333534 gene encoding pentatricopeptide repeat-containing protein At1g09820-like, which codes for MPLRTLLRHLAAGQFARLQALTGAATAPAAHRVLHLLLRTAPVPPLPDLVSLARWSRFHFRAPLPLRLHALLLARLASHGLHPLLRSELHALAAARLHSPASILRALPASSPAAAPLIADMLVLALARASQPLAAYEAFLLVGDNHPRHRPSAFSVNSLLSALFAAGRVDLAERTFKAALRRRVSPDLFTFNIVVSGLCKAGQLRKAGDVAKDIRAWGLTPSVATYNALIDGYCKKGRVGRMYHIDALLKEMVEAGISPNVVTFNVLVTGYCQDSNTAAAVRVFEEMKQQGIAPSMGTYNALVWGLCSEGKVEEGVKLVDEMQDLGLPPNVATLNSVLNGFCKKGIMVDAENWVDGMAQWNVGPNVVTYNTLIDGYRRLGKMKDAAAVKEAMAGKGISPNVRTYNCLIAGFDQSGDWRSVSGLLDEMKEKGVRADIVTYNTLIGAVCCKGEIRKAVKLLDEMLMVGLEPEHRTYNNIINGYCEKGNIKSAYEIRTRMEKGRKRANVVTYNVFIKHLCRMGKMEEANELLNEMLEKGLVPNKVTYETIKEGMMEKGYVPDVRGLACSEASQNLTS
- the LOC119333578 gene encoding uncharacterized protein LOC119333578 — translated: MPLRHMLLQARQRWPQPPPKLPELLHIFRSLSILPSGASATPPCRSPAQIQLPQTLPCSDANPLGAGFHIDVVDDDLWPASFGFSSDPTPGDQCLDTFQEHGEEHMHDSDDEIDDMRHRKQLFYKLDRGSKEFEEYNLPLRRRWKRDKPNANNPSDCEKVEPDKPARLKVPKLKAEPAVHKDDIVELKRDRVPTFNQMTDPYHHPFCLDIHVSKGSVRACFVHRVTSRVVSVAHSISKDMKFDLGSRKGIKACVAVGALLAKRAIEDDIHNAIYTPRKGDKIEGKIEVVLRGIIENGVDVKVKLKQRRKLTKNAPVVQQGGESR